In Calothrix sp. PCC 7507, one DNA window encodes the following:
- a CDS encoding DUF2808 domain-containing protein produces the protein MRRLLSTLALTSCLLTGFQTISWAQSLPGLTLFSGVKGENQLPFRLDFGGQTNSTDRYILRIPAQKMKLAVAQFAITYPDYYNGTFDTKNVEVRVKGKKVALSEVKWNQEGRVIEIFPQEPVPAGGRVELELSNVQNPAFGGVYYFNCQILSPGDVPLLRYLGTWIISVS, from the coding sequence ATGCGACGTTTACTTTCTACCTTAGCCTTGACTAGCTGCTTGCTGACAGGGTTCCAAACCATATCCTGGGCGCAAAGCTTACCTGGATTGACTTTGTTTAGTGGTGTTAAAGGCGAAAATCAGCTACCCTTCCGGTTAGATTTTGGTGGGCAAACCAACAGCACTGATCGTTATATTCTCAGAATTCCTGCCCAAAAAATGAAACTGGCAGTCGCCCAATTTGCCATTACCTACCCTGACTATTACAACGGAACTTTTGACACCAAAAATGTTGAGGTGAGAGTCAAAGGCAAAAAAGTTGCCTTGTCTGAGGTGAAGTGGAATCAAGAAGGTCGTGTGATTGAAATTTTTCCCCAAGAGCCAGTGCCAGCAGGTGGCAGAGTAGAGTTGGAGTTATCTAATGTACAAAATCCAGCCTTCGGTGGAGTTTACTATTTTAACTGTCAGATTCTTTCCCCTGGCGATGTCCCATTACTACGTTATCTGGGAACCTGGATTATAAGTGTTTCTTAG
- the rpmH gene encoding 50S ribosomal protein L34 produces MQRTLGGTNRKRKRTSGFRARMRTPDGRNVISARRKKGRHRLSV; encoded by the coding sequence ATGCAAAGGACTTTAGGCGGTACTAACCGTAAGCGAAAAAGAACCTCTGGTTTTCGTGCCAGGATGCGGACACCAGACGGCAGAAACGTGATCAGCGCCAGAAGAAAAAAAGGTCGTCATCGTCTGAGCGTTTAG
- the rnpA gene encoding ribonuclease P protein component gives MALPKTNRLKSRRDFQAVFREGIRRHSSNFTLRALKPSLTRKPSLDTAKATQPINSEHLPSTQIGISISTKVSKRAVVRNKIKRRMAAALYQLLPRLLPGWRLVFIVKPIAAQQECVSQQFLQELEQLLAQAEVLDGHS, from the coding sequence GTGGCTTTGCCTAAGACAAATAGACTAAAATCCCGGCGAGATTTTCAGGCAGTTTTCCGAGAAGGAATTCGGCGTCATAGTTCTAATTTCACATTAAGAGCCTTGAAACCGTCGTTGACGAGAAAACCTTCTTTGGATACTGCCAAGGCTACACAACCAATCAATTCAGAACATCTCCCCAGCACGCAAATTGGGATTTCGATCAGCACAAAAGTCAGCAAGCGTGCAGTAGTGCGTAATAAAATTAAACGGCGGATGGCAGCAGCTTTATATCAATTGTTACCCAGGCTGCTACCAGGATGGCGGTTAGTGTTTATTGTCAAACCAATAGCTGCACAACAAGAGTGCGTAAGCCAACAATTTCTGCAAGAATTAGAGCAGTTGTTGGCACAGGCTGAGGTACTCGATGGGCATTCGTGA
- a CDS encoding PH domain-containing protein, giving the protein MGIREEIYYEGGPHVGDLILNLLIGLTVVGIPLAVGAIVRALWLRFRITDRRISVMGGWQGRDRTDVIYSEVVKIVKVPRGLGFWGDMVLTLRNGTRLEMRAVPNFRETYDYISERVAAKNPEFVAAAK; this is encoded by the coding sequence ATGGGCATTCGTGAAGAAATTTATTATGAAGGTGGCCCCCACGTTGGGGATTTGATTCTAAACTTGCTGATTGGGCTAACCGTCGTGGGAATACCGTTGGCAGTAGGAGCAATTGTCAGGGCTTTGTGGCTACGCTTCCGCATTACAGATCGCCGGATTTCTGTAATGGGGGGTTGGCAAGGACGCGATCGCACTGACGTAATTTACTCAGAAGTTGTGAAAATCGTCAAAGTTCCTCGTGGTCTTGGCTTTTGGGGCGATATGGTGCTTACCTTAAGAAATGGTACTCGTCTAGAAATGCGGGCTGTTCCTAATTTCCGGGAGACCTATGACTACATCAGTGAAAGAGTCGCAGCTAAAAATCCCGAATTTGTTGCGGCTGCGAAGTAG